The genomic window GGTTTACATGTTTGTCATCATCACTACGTACCAACATACGCGCCCTTCATATCGGTAGGGAGCCGGCAAAGCTTAAAAGGTCGGTTCGGCTTTGCTTCTCGGAGAAGATTTTCAGAAAGGTCTTAACGTTGACTTTCAGCATCCATGTCAACTCTCTGTGGATAAGAATTCAATCTTACTCGGTCTCGTCATCGAATCAATTATTTGAATTATTCCTAGTATAAAGAGCGGAACGAGGAATGTCAAATAGACTTCGTTCCAGTAAAAAAGGGGGATGTGGTCTCTAGTGTATCCATTGTCAGAAAAAATAATCTTAAAAAGCTGAAGAGACGCTTTTTACCTAATGAGGGAATAGAAAACACGATAAAATGAGAGTAGAGGGTGACCACTAGACAATTTTCTTCTCACTTTTTTTCTCAGCATTGGACTGAGTCAGATTCGAAGAAAAATCGATAGACTACCATGATTTTTATTGATAAACGATAAAAAAATGGTATACAATGATAAAAAAGTACCGAGGTGTTCTATGCAACGTGGGAGAGTTTTATTTTTAAAGGGCATTACAATTAGCCTTGGTGTTCTAGTACTAATCAGTTGTATATGGGTGTTACCGCCCTTATCACACTATATTGCTATTGATAATCCGAGTTTTGCCTATCTTCGAATTCCGGTTTTAGCAGGTGTCTATATGACAGTTGTACCGTTTTTATTTGCGCTCCAGCAGGCGTTTCAATTATTGAGCTTAATAGAAAATGATTATGTGTTTACAGATTGGGCCATTAAAACGCTGGGAAATATTAAGTTTTGTGCAGTCGCGATTATTATCTTGTACGGTGTTGGGTTAATTAGTTTATTTTTACTGAATGCGATACATATAGGATTTGTCATGATTGTCTTGACGATTATGCTCATTACTGTGGTCATTATCTTTTTTGCGTCTGTATTACAAGAGCTACTACGCTCAGCGGTACGCCTAAAATCAGAAAACGACTTGACGATTTGAGGTGTAAAAGATGGCAATAATTATTCGGCTAGATGTCATGTTAGCAAAGCGAAAAATGAGTATGACCGAACTATCTGAGCGTGTTGGTGTCACAATGGCGAATCTATCAATTTTGAAAAACGGAAAAGCAAAGGCAGTACGGTTTTCGACACTTGAGGCGATATGTGAAGTGCTAGATTGTCAGCCTGGAGACATACTGGAATATGAAAGGGAGGAAAGCATGTGACCATAATCATCCTGATTGGAGGGATTTTTCTTCTCATATTCCTTCTAGTCTTAAAACCGTTTCTTCGGATGTTGGAAGGCCATGTTCTTGTAGAACGATTAAAAACAAAAAACGGGTTTCAATCTCCTTTAAAGGCGGGCATATTGACATTTGGACTAAATGTCGTCTTGTTTTCAGTTACACTAGTGTGTTTATATGTACCAGCGTTAATAGGGTTTGATATGAGCCCTTTGTTTGCAATGGTATTCGGTACGATTATAAGTGTCCTTGCTTGGGGAGTGCTGAATCGTGGATACAAAGGGAATCGCCCGATTATGATGGGGTTTATCGGGAGTAGCTTTTATCTACTGGCTTTCCTTACAGCCCTTATCATATGGTTCCTTCCTAGTAGCCGAACAGGGGAAGAATTGTTTCACTGGGAAATTGGCCTTATCTTGATTGGGGTTATCAGTTTCATAGCGTGGGTTATGAATTTTTATGTCATTAGTTATCGAGGTAAAGAAGAGGGCGGTTAAACCGTCCTCTTCTTTACCATTGTATGGTTAAGTTAGGCCAGATTTCTTGCCAGTTCTTTTTCTTAATACGTTGATGGTAGCGATCTAAATCGTGGACATAGGCAGGTGTTGGACGAACAAGAAGTTCAACCGCATCGTTGACACCGAACGGGGCGATGAGTTCTAGTCTGTTTTGATCAAGGCGAACACCTAATGCTGTTGCCGTTTCAGGAAACCTTGATAACGCCTCTGTAGTAGAGCCATAAGGTGGAAATTGATTGACGATGTGCATACGTGCTTGGTTTTTTACAGACCAAGGTTGACCAGGGAAAAGACGATGCAACTCGTATTCATATTCTTTTTCCTTTTCTTTTTTTAAACAAGCAGAATCGTAGTAGACGACATCAATATCTGGAAGTTCTGTCCGCTGGAATCCATGCAGAGTATCCCAAATCTTCCCGCGTACAAATCCTGCACAAACACACCAATCCTTTAGTTGAAGTGCTTCAGCTGCCGCTAGTACCGCCATCATCCAATCATCTTCTTGTATGAGTGCGAGAACATCTTCTTCTGTGTGAATCATCGTCCAACTCCTTTTAGAAAATGGAGCGAAGAAACGGCTAAATGGGCTATCTAGTCGTTTCTTCGCCAAGTTAAAGTTTTACAATCGTACGGCCTTTAACATTCCCTTTTACAACATTCGTTAATACATCATTTAATTGGGTTAATGTAATTTCATTTACGGTCTCTTCTAGAAAGGATGGTTTTAAGTCTGTCGCTAATCGATACCAAGCATGTGCTCGTTCTTTCATTGGACAGGTTACAGAATCAATTCCTAGCCAATTGATACCTCGTCCAATAAAGGGTAAAACCGTCGTTACAACTTCAACGCCACCAGTTAACCCACTGGATGCAATCGAGCCGCCTCGTTTCAATGTAGTCAGTAGATAAGAAGTTGTTTTCCCTCCTACTGCATCAATAGCGCCTGCCCATTCACCTTGACGA from Shouchella hunanensis includes these protein-coding regions:
- a CDS encoding nucleotidyltransferase family protein; translated protein: MIHTEEDVLALIQEDDWMMAVLAAAEALQLKDWCVCAGFVRGKIWDTLHGFQRTELPDIDVVYYDSACLKKEKEKEYEYELHRLFPGQPWSVKNQARMHIVNQFPPYGSTTEALSRFPETATALGVRLDQNRLELIAPFGVNDAVELLVRPTPAYVHDLDRYHQRIKKKNWQEIWPNLTIQW
- a CDS encoding DUF2975 domain-containing protein, whose protein sequence is MQRGRVLFLKGITISLGVLVLISCIWVLPPLSHYIAIDNPSFAYLRIPVLAGVYMTVVPFLFALQQAFQLLSLIENDYVFTDWAIKTLGNIKFCAVAIIILYGVGLISLFLLNAIHIGFVMIVLTIMLITVVIIFFASVLQELLRSAVRLKSENDLTI
- a CDS encoding helix-turn-helix domain-containing protein, which translates into the protein MAIIIRLDVMLAKRKMSMTELSERVGVTMANLSILKNGKAKAVRFSTLEAICEVLDCQPGDILEYEREESM